Proteins encoded in a region of the Rhodovulum sp. MB263 genome:
- a CDS encoding GntR family transcriptional regulator, with translation MPQMPSESLAARIGRQLASRIVSGEIPPGARLRQDHIATEFGSSHVPVREAFRQLEAQGLVESLPRRGVRVAAFGLEEVREVAQMRGALEVLALRNAAPHLTPAILDEAEEATRAGDRARDVQNWDAANRRFHRSILAPCGMPRLLRSIEDLHSASTRFLMSGWRAEWDAPTDRDHRAILVALRAGNVEQAAALLERHVTWVGPAPGRRPAAGPARQT, from the coding sequence ATGCCGCAGATGCCCTCAGAATCGCTTGCCGCCCGGATCGGCCGCCAGCTTGCCAGCCGCATCGTCTCGGGCGAGATCCCGCCCGGCGCCCGGCTGAGGCAGGACCATATCGCCACCGAGTTCGGCTCGAGCCATGTGCCGGTGCGCGAAGCCTTCCGCCAGCTCGAGGCGCAGGGGCTGGTCGAAAGCCTGCCGCGCCGGGGCGTCCGGGTCGCGGCCTTCGGGCTGGAAGAGGTCCGCGAAGTCGCGCAGATGCGCGGTGCGCTCGAGGTGCTGGCGCTTCGCAACGCGGCGCCGCATCTGACCCCGGCCATCCTCGACGAGGCGGAAGAGGCCACCCGTGCCGGGGACCGCGCCCGCGACGTGCAGAACTGGGACGCGGCGAACCGCCGGTTCCACCGCTCGATCCTGGCCCCCTGCGGCATGCCGCGGCTCTTGCGCAGCATCGAGGATCTTCACAGCGCCAGCACGCGTTTCCTGATGTCGGGCTGGCGTGCGGAATGGGACGCCCCGACCGATCGCGACCACCGCGCCATTCTGGTTGCGCTGCGCGCGGGCAATGTCGAGCAGGCAGCAGCCCTGCTGGAACGACATGTGACCTGGGTCGGCCCGGCCCCCGGGCGCCGCCCCGCGGCCGGCCCGGCCCGACAGACCTGA
- a CDS encoding biotin transporter BioY — MTALVTPAETAFSPLDLQNRPLLWKIGAVLVGTLFLALASQAEVPMIPVPVTLQTLAVGLVGALYGWRMGGITIAAWLAEGAMGLPVLAGGAAGLPHFFGPTGGYLFAFPVAGMIVGWLAERGWTGRRMGLAFLGMLACNAACLLLGAAWLALLIGAEAAFTAGVLPFLLGAVLKSALGSMVLRLLCGRTRRAAE; from the coding sequence ATGACCGCGCTTGTGACCCCCGCCGAAACCGCTTTCTCGCCGCTCGATCTTCAGAACCGCCCGTTGCTCTGGAAGATCGGCGCGGTGCTTGTCGGCACGCTTTTCCTTGCCCTCGCCTCGCAGGCCGAGGTGCCGATGATCCCGGTTCCGGTCACGCTGCAGACGCTGGCTGTCGGGCTGGTCGGCGCGCTTTACGGCTGGCGGATGGGCGGCATCACCATCGCGGCCTGGCTTGCCGAGGGCGCGATGGGCCTGCCGGTGCTGGCGGGCGGCGCGGCCGGGCTGCCGCATTTCTTCGGGCCGACCGGCGGCTATCTCTTCGCCTTCCCGGTTGCGGGCATGATCGTGGGCTGGCTGGCCGAGCGTGGCTGGACCGGGCGGCGCATGGGTCTGGCCTTCCTCGGCATGCTGGCCTGCAATGCCGCCTGCCTTCTGCTGGGTGCGGCCTGGCTTGCGCTGCTGATCGGCGCCGAGGCGGCCTTCACCGCCGGGGTGCTGCCCTTCCTTCTCGGCGCGGTGCTGAAATCGGCGCTTGGCTCGATGGTGCTGAGGCTGCTGTGCGGCCGGACCCGCCGCGCCGCCGAATGA
- a CDS encoding DUF1284 domain-containing protein, whose amino-acid sequence MTLRLRPHHLLCLLTFVGRGYSPAFTANMTASVGRLRAGEEAEIVDGPDDLCAPLLDGPEPHCHRCSVTARDRAAASAVGRLLGRTIRPGTRLRFDAGLVRRLRQAFAAGKIRSACGGCEWHELCSRVAASGYAEASL is encoded by the coding sequence ATGACGCTGCGCCTGCGTCCGCACCATCTCCTGTGCCTCCTGACCTTTGTCGGCAGGGGGTACAGCCCGGCCTTCACCGCCAACATGACGGCCAGCGTGGGTCGGCTGCGGGCCGGGGAAGAGGCCGAGATCGTCGACGGGCCGGACGATCTCTGCGCCCCTCTGCTTGACGGCCCCGAACCTCATTGCCACCGCTGCAGCGTCACGGCGCGCGACCGTGCGGCAGCGTCTGCTGTCGGGCGCCTTCTGGGGCGGACCATCCGGCCCGGCACGCGCCTGCGATTCGATGCGGGCTTGGTGCGTCGGCTTCGACAGGCCTTCGCCGCCGGCAAGATCCGGTCGGCCTGCGGCGGATGCGAGTGGCATGAGCTTTGCAGCAGGGTCGCGGCGTCTGGCTATGCGGAAGCCTCGCTTTGA